The following are encoded in a window of Poecile atricapillus isolate bPoeAtr1 chromosome 3, bPoeAtr1.hap1, whole genome shotgun sequence genomic DNA:
- the HTR1E gene encoding 5-hydroxytryptamine receptor 1E gives MNFTNCTTEASVAAKPKTVTEKMLITLTLATITTLTMLLNSAVIAAISTTKKLHQPANYLICSLAVTDLLVAVLVMPLSITYIMIDKWTLGYFICEIWLSVDMTCCTCSILHLCVIALDRYWAITDAIEYARKRTAKRAGLMIVTVWTISVFISMPPLFWRNHHSISIPSECRIQHDHVIYTIYSTFGAFYIPLTLILILYYRIYHAAKSLYQKRGSSRHLSNRSTDSQNSFASCKLTQTFCVSDFSTSDPTTEFDKIKPSVRIPPFENDLDLAGDRQQISTTRERKAARILGLILGAFILSWLPFFIKELLVGLHICTVSPEVADFLTWLGYVNSLINPLLYTSFNEDFKLAFRKLIRCREHT, from the coding sequence ATGAATTTCACAAATTGCACCACTGAAGCCAGTGTGGCTGCAAAGCCAAAAACAGTAACGGAAAAGATGCTCATTACCCTGACCTTGGCCACAATCACAACCTTGACTATGCTGCTGAATTCTGCTGTAATTGCAGCAATCTCCACAACCAAGAAGCTCCACCAGCCGGCAAATTATCTCATATGTTCACTGGCTGTGACGGATCTCCTTGTTGCTGTTCTCGTCATGCCCTTGAGCATCACTTACATAATGATAGACAAATGGACTTTGGGGTACTTCATCTGTGAGATCTGGCTTAGCGTCGACATGACCTGTTGCACGTGTTCAATCCTTCATCTGTGTGTCATTGCACTGGACAGGTACTGGGCCATCACCGATGCTATCGAATACGCCAGGAAAAGGACGGCGAAAAGGGCTGGGCTGATGATAGTCACCGTGTGGACAATCTCCGTTTTCATATCAATGCCCCCCTTGTTTTGGAGAAATCACCACAGCATCAGTATTCCCAGTGAGTGTCGCATTCAGCATGACCATGTCATCTACACTATTTATTCCACGTTTGGGGCATTTTACATTCCCTTGACTTTGATCCTGATCCTGTACTACAGAATTTACCATGCTGCAAAGAGCCTTTACCAAAAGCGGGGTTCAAGCCGCCACCTCAGCAACAGGAGCACCGACAGCCAGAACTCTTTTGCCAGCTGCAAGCTCACACAGACGTTCTGCGTCTCGGACTTCTCCACATCTGACCCAACCACAGAGTTTGATAAAATCAAACCATCTGTGAGGATCCCTCCTTTCGAGAACGACTTGGACCTGGCTGGCGACCGGCAGCAGATCTCCACGACAAGAGAACGAAAGGCTGCTCGCATCCTGGGGCTGATTTTAGGTGCTTTCATTTTGTCCTGGTTGCCCTTTTTCATCAAGGAACTGCTTGTGGGCCTCCACATTTGCACTGTCTCTCCAGAAGTAGCAGACTTCTTGACCTGGCTTGGGTATGTCAACTCGCTCATCAACCCTTTGCTGTACACGAGCTTTAATGAGGATTTCAAGCTGGCCTTTAGAAAGCTCATCAGATGTCGAGAACATACTTAA